A window of the Nocardia sp. NBC_01329 genome harbors these coding sequences:
- the glgA gene encoding glycogen synthase yields MLTREFPPEVYGGAGVHVTELVARLRRMSAVTVHCMGAPRDEARVHDPDPVLGGANPALRMMSAQLRMADAVGAVDVVHSHTWYSGLAGHLAATLYGIPHVVTTHSLEPRRPWKAEQLGGGYRLSSWSERNALEHAEGVIAVSDWMRRDVLDAYPALDPTRVHVVRNGIDAEVWHPGPPAPGSRRILDELGVRVDRPLAVFVGRITRQKGVGHLLAAARDIDPEIQLVLCAGAPDTPALEAEVAQAVAGLHSRRGNVFWVREMLPTEQIRQLLAAATVFVCPSVYEPLGIVNLEAMACSTAVIASDVGGIPEVVADGRTGRLVPFAAGETDTYEHELAAAINELAMDRASAAALGAAGRRRARAEFDWYRIAEQTLAVYHAVCKR; encoded by the coding sequence ATGCTGACCCGAGAGTTCCCACCCGAGGTCTACGGGGGTGCGGGCGTGCACGTCACCGAACTGGTGGCGCGGTTGCGGCGGATGAGCGCGGTGACCGTGCACTGTATGGGTGCGCCCCGCGACGAGGCTCGGGTGCACGATCCCGATCCGGTCCTCGGCGGCGCCAATCCCGCCCTGCGGATGATGTCGGCGCAACTGCGGATGGCCGACGCGGTGGGTGCGGTGGACGTGGTCCATTCGCATACCTGGTATTCGGGGCTGGCGGGTCATCTGGCCGCCACGCTGTACGGGATCCCGCATGTGGTCACCACTCATTCGCTGGAGCCGCGTCGGCCGTGGAAGGCCGAACAGCTGGGTGGCGGCTACCGGCTCTCGTCCTGGTCGGAACGTAACGCGCTGGAACACGCCGAGGGCGTCATCGCGGTGAGCGACTGGATGCGCCGCGATGTACTGGACGCCTATCCCGCCTTGGACCCGACGCGTGTGCACGTCGTGCGCAACGGGATCGACGCGGAGGTCTGGCATCCCGGCCCGCCGGCCCCGGGTAGCCGCCGGATCCTCGACGAACTCGGTGTGCGGGTGGACCGACCGCTGGCCGTGTTCGTCGGGCGGATCACCCGGCAGAAGGGTGTCGGCCATCTACTCGCGGCCGCACGCGATATCGACCCGGAGATCCAGCTCGTCCTCTGTGCCGGCGCCCCGGACACACCGGCGTTGGAGGCAGAGGTGGCCCAGGCAGTGGCCGGGTTGCACAGCCGCCGGGGCAACGTGTTCTGGGTCCGCGAAATGCTGCCCACCGAACAGATCCGGCAGCTGCTGGCGGCCGCCACCGTATTCGTCTGCCCCTCGGTCTACGAACCGCTGGGAATCGTGAACCTCGAGGCAATGGCGTGTTCGACGGCGGTGATCGCCTCGGATGTCGGCGGCATACCCGAGGTGGTGGCCGACGGGCGGACCGGGCGGCTCGTGCCTTTCGCGGCGGGCGAGACCGATACCTACGAGCACGAACTGGCGGCCGCGATCAATGAACTGGCGATGGACCGGGCGTCGGCGGCCGCACTCGGCGCGGCCGGTCGCCGCCGCGCCCGGGCCGAATTCGACTGGTACCGGATCGCTGAACAGACCCTGGCCGTCTACCACGCCGTCTGTAAACGATGA
- a CDS encoding putative RNA methyltransferase, which produces MSPARQVAEKSALAAVAEVLSCPECDRGLSPVEGALRCAHGHSFDIARQGYISLLTGAATKMTGDSAAMLDARATFQGAGYFTPIADAIAAATVTGHDPGAHGILADIGAGTGYYLARVLDAFPAARGIGLDIAKPAGRRCARAHPRAAAVVADAWRGLPIRDQTLTAALSVFAPRNPEAVSRVLAPGGRYIVVTPTTTHLAELIEPIGMVTVDPEKDRRLAEAMAGRFTRTEHRTIEYVMTLPRADIANLVAMGPSAHHADAAAERIARLPETFEVTASVTVGTYLPN; this is translated from the coding sequence GTGTCACCAGCTAGACAGGTAGCCGAAAAGTCGGCGCTCGCCGCGGTCGCCGAGGTACTGAGCTGCCCCGAATGCGACCGCGGCCTGTCGCCCGTGGAGGGGGCGCTGCGCTGCGCTCACGGGCACAGTTTCGATATCGCCCGGCAGGGCTATATCAGTCTGCTCACCGGTGCGGCCACCAAAATGACCGGTGATTCCGCTGCCATGCTCGATGCGCGAGCCACTTTTCAAGGTGCCGGATATTTCACCCCGATCGCCGACGCGATCGCCGCGGCCACGGTGACGGGACACGACCCCGGCGCTCACGGAATCCTCGCGGATATCGGTGCGGGCACCGGCTACTACCTGGCACGCGTCCTGGACGCGTTCCCGGCTGCCCGCGGAATCGGATTGGATATCGCCAAACCGGCCGGGCGCCGATGTGCTCGCGCGCACCCGCGCGCGGCCGCGGTGGTCGCCGACGCCTGGCGCGGCCTGCCGATCCGGGACCAGACGCTCACGGCCGCGTTATCGGTGTTCGCCCCCCGCAACCCCGAGGCGGTGTCCCGGGTACTGGCACCCGGCGGTCGCTATATCGTCGTCACCCCCACTACCACCCATCTCGCCGAACTGATCGAACCGATCGGTATGGTCACCGTCGACCCGGAGAAGGACCGCCGCCTCGCCGAGGCCATGGCCGGGCGGTTCACCCGGACCGAGCACCGGACGATCGAATACGTGATGACCCTGCCTCGCGCCGATATCGCGAACCTGGTGGCGATGGGCCCGTCCGCACACCACGCGGACGCGGCTGCGGAGCGGATCGCCCGCCTGCCGGAGACCTTCGAGGTGACCGCATCGGTCACCGTCGGGACCTACCTGCCGAACTGA
- a CDS encoding DUF3117 domain-containing protein: protein MAAMKPRTGDGPLEATKEGRGIVMRVPLEGGGRLVVELTPDEAAALGDELKSVTS from the coding sequence ATGGCGGCCATGAAGCCCCGTACCGGGGACGGTCCCCTCGAGGCAACCAAGGAAGGCCGTGGGATCGTCATGCGGGTCCCACTCGAGGGTGGCGGGCGTCTGGTCGTAGAACTCACGCCGGACGAAGCCGCGGCACTCGGTGACGAATTGAAGAGTGTCACCAGCTAG
- a CDS encoding DNA-3-methyladenine glycosylase I, with the protein MRCPWSVDSQLYRDYHDQEWGRPLHGNDELFERVCLEAFQSGLAWITILRKRPAFREAFAGFVIDRVAEFGDPDRERLLADAGIVRNRAKIDACIANAKVARDLDIGLDELLWSFAPPARPRPRALPDIPATTPESIALAKELKRRGFRFVGPTTAYALMQATGMVDDHLAECWVDTRQATIG; encoded by the coding sequence ATGCGCTGTCCTTGGTCGGTGGATTCGCAGCTCTACCGGGACTACCACGACCAGGAGTGGGGCCGCCCGCTCCACGGTAACGACGAACTGTTCGAGCGCGTGTGCCTGGAAGCGTTTCAATCGGGGCTGGCGTGGATCACGATCCTGCGCAAGCGGCCCGCTTTCCGGGAAGCATTCGCCGGATTCGTCATCGACCGGGTCGCAGAGTTCGGCGACCCGGATCGGGAGCGCCTGCTCGCCGACGCCGGCATTGTGCGTAATCGCGCAAAAATAGACGCGTGTATCGCCAATGCGAAAGTCGCGCGCGATCTGGATATCGGCCTGGACGAATTGCTGTGGTCGTTCGCCCCGCCCGCGCGGCCGCGGCCACGCGCTTTGCCCGATATTCCGGCGACGACGCCCGAATCCATCGCACTGGCAAAAGAATTGAAGCGGCGCGGTTTCCGTTTCGTCGGGCCGACCACCGCGTACGCGCTGATGCAGGCCACCGGCATGGTCGACGACCACCTGGCCGAATGCTGGGTCGATACCCGGCAAGCCACGATCGGCTGA
- a CDS encoding DivIVA domain-containing protein: MLTLLLYVLIVGLVAAVLFLLASALFGRSEELGPLPEGTTATVLPVEGISGGDVRALRFQQVVRGYKAGEVDWALARLAARIDELQDQLLEARAVGAAPHPGPEQL, encoded by the coding sequence ATGCTCACCCTGCTGCTCTACGTACTGATCGTCGGTTTGGTGGCCGCAGTCCTGTTCCTGCTGGCCAGCGCCCTGTTCGGGCGGTCGGAGGAACTGGGTCCGCTGCCCGAGGGCACCACGGCAACGGTGCTGCCGGTGGAGGGAATCAGCGGCGGGGATGTGCGAGCGCTGCGATTCCAGCAGGTGGTTCGCGGCTACAAGGCCGGTGAGGTCGATTGGGCGCTTGCCCGGCTGGCCGCGCGGATCGACGAATTGCAGGATCAACTGCTCGAGGCGCGCGCCGTCGGCGCCGCGCCCCACCCCGGACCGGAACAGCTGTGA
- a CDS encoding Mrp/NBP35 family ATP-binding protein, with amino-acid sequence MPVVTEAEVRGALAKVDDPEIRKPITELGMVKSIRIEPDGDVHIEVYLTTAGCPLRTEITQRVGTAVADVPGVGAVSVDLDVMSDEQRTELRKQLRGDSAEPVIPFAQPGSLTRVYAVASGKGGVGKSSVTVNLAAALAERGLSVGVLDADIYGHSIPRMLGTDARPTQVERMIMPPVAHDVKMISIAQFTKGNTPVVWRGPMLHRALQQFLADVFWGDLDVLLLDLPPGTGDVAISIAQLIPNAEILVVTTPQIAAAEVAERAGAIALQTRQRVAGVVENMSWLDLPDGTRMELYGSGGGQAVADRLTRAVGAEVPLLGQIPIEQALREAGDEGTPIVLKDPESPSAVALRAVADKLAIRRRGLAGMSLGIDTTRHL; translated from the coding sequence ATGCCAGTGGTAACGGAAGCGGAGGTGCGGGGCGCCCTCGCGAAGGTCGACGACCCGGAGATCCGCAAGCCGATCACCGAACTGGGCATGGTGAAGAGCATCCGGATCGAACCGGACGGCGACGTGCACATCGAGGTCTACCTGACCACGGCAGGCTGCCCGTTGCGCACCGAGATAACCCAGCGGGTCGGTACCGCGGTCGCCGATGTCCCCGGTGTGGGCGCGGTATCGGTCGATCTCGATGTGATGAGCGACGAACAGCGCACCGAACTGCGTAAACAGTTGCGCGGCGATTCCGCCGAGCCCGTTATCCCCTTCGCCCAGCCCGGGTCGCTGACCCGCGTGTACGCGGTCGCCTCCGGAAAGGGCGGGGTGGGGAAATCGAGCGTGACGGTCAACCTGGCCGCCGCTCTCGCCGAGCGTGGTCTGTCGGTCGGGGTGCTCGACGCCGATATCTACGGTCATTCCATCCCGCGCATGCTCGGTACCGACGCCCGGCCGACCCAGGTCGAGCGGATGATCATGCCGCCGGTAGCGCACGACGTGAAGATGATCTCGATCGCGCAGTTCACCAAGGGCAATACCCCGGTGGTGTGGCGTGGGCCCATGTTGCACCGCGCACTGCAGCAGTTCCTCGCGGACGTGTTCTGGGGCGATCTGGATGTACTGCTGCTCGATCTGCCGCCCGGTACCGGCGATGTGGCGATCTCCATCGCCCAACTGATCCCGAACGCGGAGATACTCGTCGTCACCACCCCACAGATCGCGGCCGCCGAGGTCGCCGAACGCGCGGGCGCCATCGCCCTGCAGACCCGGCAGCGGGTCGCCGGTGTGGTGGAGAACATGTCCTGGCTCGACCTCCCGGACGGCACCCGGATGGAGTTGTACGGGTCCGGCGGCGGTCAGGCGGTGGCCGATCGGCTCACCCGCGCGGTCGGCGCGGAGGTGCCACTGCTCGGCCAGATCCCGATCGAACAGGCACTGCGTGAAGCCGGCGACGAAGGCACTCCCATCGTTTTGAAGGATCCGGAGAGTCCGTCCGCCGTCGCGTTGCGTGCCGTAGCGGACAAACTCGCGATCCGCCGCCGAGGCCTGGCAGGTATGTCGCTCGGTATCGACACCACCCGCCACCTCTGA
- a CDS encoding lytic transglycosylase domain-containing protein, with protein MGRHRKQQPATVSRSSVIALTGLVPAGVVATNAAAAMATDPTAASVAMQISALNAEPAQTAAAPAGIDPFAMHAMAKQSPEARVEVKTVSLDPNRPRSVLPVAASGIPGIAEAAYIGAAQILADENPDCNMPWTMLAGIGRVESTHMNNGRADVDGNALAPVFGPVLDGSLSGNNVIHDSDGGALDGFNGYDRAVGPMQFLPETWTQFAADGNRDGISDPQNYYDATLTAGKYLCSGGTDMRDPAQQTRAILRYNNSMAYVANVMAWEQSYQTGIAPRPAELPKI; from the coding sequence GTGGGGCGTCACCGTAAACAGCAACCTGCCACCGTTTCCCGCAGCTCGGTGATCGCGCTCACCGGGCTGGTTCCGGCCGGTGTAGTGGCCACCAACGCCGCCGCGGCGATGGCTACCGATCCCACCGCGGCGTCGGTTGCCATGCAGATCTCGGCACTGAATGCCGAGCCCGCGCAGACCGCCGCCGCTCCGGCGGGGATCGACCCCTTCGCGATGCATGCCATGGCCAAGCAGTCCCCCGAGGCGCGGGTCGAGGTGAAAACGGTCTCGCTGGATCCGAACCGCCCCCGTAGCGTTCTGCCCGTCGCGGCGTCGGGCATCCCCGGTATCGCCGAAGCCGCCTATATCGGCGCCGCGCAGATCCTGGCCGACGAGAACCCCGACTGCAATATGCCGTGGACCATGCTGGCCGGGATCGGCCGGGTGGAGTCCACCCATATGAACAACGGCCGGGCCGATGTCGACGGTAATGCCCTCGCCCCGGTCTTCGGTCCGGTGTTGGACGGCAGCCTGTCGGGAAACAATGTCATCCACGATTCCGACGGCGGCGCCCTCGACGGGTTCAACGGCTACGACCGCGCGGTCGGGCCCATGCAGTTCCTGCCGGAGACGTGGACCCAGTTCGCCGCCGACGGTAACCGCGACGGAATCTCCGATCCGCAGAACTACTACGACGCCACGCTCACCGCCGGCAAGTACCTCTGCTCGGGCGGTACGGATATGCGTGATCCCGCCCAGCAGACCAGGGCGATCCTGCGCTACAACAACTCGATGGCCTACGTGGCGAACGTCATGGCGTGGGAGCAGTCGTACCAGACGGGGATCGCACCGCGGCCCGCGGAACTTCCCAAGATCTGA
- a CDS encoding lytic transglycosylase domain-containing protein gives MSALVMAGLVASGSAAHTTLSSTPPEAPGARLAADTGRLDDTDATVDAPLPQTLGMLPVERSSPRKLRALSPSPADGIPPFGGIVPLQTINLPQGGGALGIPEIVLAAYRNAELALQSSTPGCGVTWNLLAGIGRIESGHASNGRTDTAGTTDPPILGPALDGSLPGNEVIRAADGGYVRALGPMQFLPSTWSRYAADGNADGHADPHNVFDAALGAGKYLCSGGLNLRDPQQELRAVLRYNNSMSYAANVLSWSAAYRTGGRPAPVTISPDSVPPGSRPTELPGGPTDLLAAQTDTRVPPPPPSLPVQIPRPEPMIRIPGLPPIPCGLLCPPAPGAPKVGEALPDPAPVVPDPPAGQAAPAPAPGEPAPAPAESAPAPAESAPAAPAPAENRNPPAPAPAPAPAAPPAITLPGGIVIPLPIAAAPASAAPTPAPETSAPAAPNEPAPPA, from the coding sequence ATGTCGGCTCTGGTCATGGCGGGCCTGGTAGCAAGCGGTTCGGCTGCCCACACCACCTTGTCCTCGACTCCCCCGGAGGCTCCCGGGGCTAGGCTCGCCGCCGATACCGGACGCCTCGATGACACGGACGCTACCGTCGATGCGCCACTGCCCCAGACACTTGGAATGTTGCCGGTCGAGCGCTCGTCGCCACGGAAACTTCGCGCACTCAGCCCCTCCCCGGCCGACGGGATCCCGCCGTTCGGCGGCATCGTTCCACTGCAGACCATCAACCTGCCCCAGGGCGGTGGCGCCCTGGGCATTCCGGAGATCGTGCTGGCCGCCTATCGCAATGCCGAACTGGCACTGCAGTCCTCGACACCCGGCTGCGGCGTCACCTGGAATCTGCTCGCCGGGATCGGCCGCATCGAATCCGGGCACGCGAGCAACGGGCGCACGGATACCGCCGGCACCACCGACCCGCCCATCCTCGGTCCCGCACTGGACGGTTCACTGCCCGGTAACGAGGTCATCCGCGCGGCCGACGGCGGTTATGTGCGGGCGCTGGGACCCATGCAGTTCCTGCCGAGTACCTGGTCGCGCTATGCCGCCGACGGGAACGCCGACGGACACGCCGATCCGCACAATGTCTTCGACGCGGCACTGGGCGCCGGTAAGTATCTGTGCTCGGGCGGTCTGAATCTGCGTGACCCGCAGCAGGAGTTACGGGCGGTGCTGCGCTACAACAACTCGATGTCGTATGCGGCCAATGTGCTGAGCTGGTCGGCGGCCTATCGGACCGGTGGGCGTCCGGCCCCGGTCACGATCTCACCCGATTCGGTCCCGCCGGGCAGCCGGCCCACCGAATTACCCGGTGGCCCAACGGATCTACTGGCCGCACAGACCGACACCAGGGTCCCGCCGCCGCCACCGTCGCTGCCGGTGCAGATACCGCGGCCCGAACCCATGATCCGGATCCCGGGCCTGCCACCGATTCCCTGCGGCCTGCTGTGCCCGCCCGCTCCTGGGGCACCGAAGGTCGGAGAGGCGCTGCCCGATCCGGCTCCGGTCGTCCCGGACCCACCCGCCGGGCAGGCGGCTCCGGCACCCGCTCCCGGCGAACCCGCACCGGCACCGGCCGAATCCGCACCGGCACCGGCCGAATCCGCACCGGCCGCACCGGCGCCCGCCGAGAACCGGAACCCGCCCGCCCCCGCACCTGCACCGGCACCGGCGGCACCGCCGGCGATCACCCTCCCGGGCGGAATCGTCATCCCGCTCCCGATCGCCGCGGCCCCGGCCTCCGCCGCGCCGACCCCGGCACCCGAGACCTCGGCACCGGCGGCACCCAACGAACCCGCCCCACCCGCCTGA
- a CDS encoding DUF1003 domain-containing protein — MSRAAASARQRLETPVESRFRFDWDADALARGSERIARFLGTGRYLAIQTVVVIVWIILNIFVITLRWDPYPFILLNLAFSTQAAYAAPLILLAQNRQDNRDRVSLEEDRLRAAQTKADTEFLARELAALRLAVGEVATRDYLRRELDEIRDALDRIETAAGVGPTRPDKSSKPKRKKTSGHNPVTGSVSSPVADE, encoded by the coding sequence GTGAGCCGGGCCGCGGCGAGCGCCCGGCAGCGGTTGGAGACACCGGTCGAATCCCGGTTCCGATTCGATTGGGACGCAGATGCGTTGGCGCGCGGCAGCGAGCGGATCGCCCGATTCCTGGGCACCGGGCGCTATCTGGCGATCCAGACGGTGGTGGTGATCGTCTGGATCATTCTGAACATCTTTGTCATCACGCTGCGCTGGGATCCCTATCCCTTCATCCTGCTGAATCTGGCCTTCTCCACTCAGGCCGCGTATGCCGCGCCGCTGATCCTGCTGGCCCAGAACCGGCAGGACAATCGGGACCGGGTATCGCTGGAGGAGGACCGGTTACGGGCCGCGCAGACCAAGGCGGATACCGAATTCCTGGCGCGGGAGCTGGCCGCGCTGCGGCTGGCGGTCGGCGAGGTGGCCACCCGTGACTATCTGAGGCGGGAACTGGACGAGATCCGCGACGCGCTCGATCGGATCGAGACAGCGGCGGGTGTGGGTCCGACGCGCCCGGACAAATCCTCCAAGCCGAAACGCAAGAAAACCTCCGGTCACAACCCGGTTACGGGCTCGGTTTCATCGCCTGTCGCGGACGAATGA
- a CDS encoding magnesium transporter MgtE N-terminal domain-containing protein, producing the protein MAATRVYIARLTGLAVLGPDGESIGRVRDVVVAVRYDRQEPRVHGLVVELPTRRRIFVPMLRVTAIEPGSVTLNTGNVSLRRFAQRPGELLAMAQIVDSAVRVEDPDLPDLAGIDVFVVDLGITLTRTRDWRVSRVAVRGHRRLGRRRTVHVVDWARVQGLTPYELGRPGQDVSTLLEQFEGQRAADVAHMLRELPEKRRLEVAVALDDERLADVVQELPGDDQLELLGKLDIGRAADVLEAMDPDDAADLLGGLPENEAESLLTLMDPEESEPVRRLLEHSPDTAGGLMTPEPVVLTPATTVAEALARVRDPDLTPALASMVFVVRPPTATPTGRYLGCVHLQQLLREPPAHLVGGILDTDLTTLRPDAPLTAVARFFASYNLVCAPVVDDQNHLLGAVSVDDVLDHLLPHGWREDEQLFEGVRQ; encoded by the coding sequence ATGGCAGCTACCAGGGTGTATATCGCCAGGCTGACGGGCCTGGCGGTGCTGGGGCCGGACGGCGAGTCTATCGGCCGTGTTCGTGACGTCGTGGTCGCCGTCCGGTACGACCGGCAGGAACCGCGTGTCCACGGCCTGGTGGTGGAGTTGCCGACCCGGCGCCGCATATTCGTCCCGATGCTGCGGGTGACCGCCATCGAACCCGGTTCGGTGACCTTGAACACCGGCAATGTGAGTCTGCGCCGGTTCGCGCAGCGGCCGGGTGAGTTGCTGGCCATGGCGCAGATCGTCGACTCCGCAGTGCGGGTGGAGGATCCGGATCTGCCCGATCTGGCCGGGATCGATGTGTTCGTGGTGGATCTGGGAATCACGCTGACCCGGACCCGGGACTGGCGGGTCTCCCGGGTCGCGGTGCGCGGGCATCGCCGGCTCGGGCGGCGGCGCACAGTGCACGTGGTGGACTGGGCCCGGGTTCAGGGGCTCACACCGTATGAGCTGGGGCGACCGGGTCAGGACGTGAGCACGTTGCTCGAACAGTTCGAGGGCCAGCGCGCCGCCGATGTCGCGCATATGTTGCGTGAACTTCCGGAGAAGCGCCGGCTGGAGGTGGCGGTGGCGCTCGACGACGAACGGCTCGCCGATGTGGTCCAGGAGCTGCCCGGGGACGATCAGCTGGAGTTGCTGGGGAAACTCGATATCGGGCGGGCGGCCGATGTCCTCGAGGCCATGGATCCCGACGATGCCGCCGACCTGCTGGGCGGGCTGCCGGAGAACGAAGCCGAATCGCTGCTGACGCTGATGGATCCGGAGGAGTCGGAGCCGGTCCGCCGGCTGCTCGAGCATTCCCCGGATACCGCCGGTGGACTGATGACGCCGGAGCCGGTGGTACTCACGCCGGCGACAACCGTCGCGGAGGCGCTGGCGCGGGTCCGCGATCCCGATCTGACGCCTGCGCTGGCCTCGATGGTGTTCGTGGTCCGGCCGCCGACGGCGACTCCGACCGGGCGCTATCTGGGATGTGTCCATCTGCAGCAGTTGCTGCGAGAGCCTCCCGCACATCTGGTGGGCGGGATCCTGGACACAGATCTGACGACGCTGCGCCCGGACGCGCCGCTCACCGCGGTGGCCCGCTTCTTCGCCAGCTACAACCTGGTGTGTGCGCCCGTGGTGGACGATCAGAATCATCTGCTGGGCGCGGTCAGCGTGGACGATGTGTTGGACCATCTGCTGCCGCACGGTTGGCGTGAGGACGAGCAACTGTTCGAGGGTGTACGGCAGTGA
- a CDS encoding HpcH/HpaI aldolase/citrate lyase family protein: MKPRRSVLAVPGSNPKMIAKAKGLPVDEIFLDLEDAVAPDAKAAARANIVAALNDSGWGDQLRVVRVNDWTTQWTYADVISVVDGAGTALDAILLPKVTDAGQVRALDLLLSQLERANGIEPGRIGIEPQIENALGLRNIDEIATASPRVQTLVFGPADFMASINMRTLVVGEQPEGYDTGDAYHHILMTILLTARAHGLQAIDGPYLQIRDIDGFRRAAGRTAALGFDGKWVLHPSQVDAANEIFSPRQSDYDHAELILDAYAYHTSSAGGARGAVMLGDEMIDEASAKMAVVIAEKGRAAGMERTTGFTPPE; the protein is encoded by the coding sequence ATGAAGCCGCGCCGTTCCGTGCTCGCCGTGCCGGGCAGCAACCCGAAGATGATCGCCAAAGCCAAGGGCTTGCCGGTGGATGAGATCTTCCTCGACCTCGAGGACGCTGTCGCACCCGATGCCAAGGCCGCGGCCCGCGCGAATATCGTGGCGGCCCTCAACGACTCCGGCTGGGGCGATCAACTCCGCGTGGTCCGGGTCAACGACTGGACCACACAGTGGACCTACGCCGATGTGATCTCGGTGGTCGACGGCGCCGGAACCGCCCTCGACGCGATCCTGCTGCCGAAGGTGACCGACGCCGGCCAGGTACGCGCGCTGGATCTGCTGCTGAGCCAGCTGGAACGGGCCAACGGGATCGAACCCGGCCGGATCGGTATCGAACCGCAAATCGAGAACGCGCTGGGCCTACGCAATATCGACGAGATCGCCACCGCGAGCCCCCGGGTACAGACGCTGGTCTTCGGCCCGGCCGATTTCATGGCCAGTATCAATATGCGCACACTCGTGGTCGGCGAGCAGCCCGAGGGTTACGACACCGGCGATGCCTACCACCACATCCTGATGACCATCCTGCTCACGGCGCGCGCCCACGGCCTCCAAGCCATCGACGGCCCCTATCTGCAAATCCGCGATATAGACGGCTTCCGCCGTGCCGCGGGCCGCACTGCGGCCCTGGGCTTCGACGGAAAATGGGTCCTGCACCCGAGCCAGGTCGACGCGGCCAACGAGATCTTCAGCCCCCGGCAATCCGATTACGACCACGCTGAACTCATCCTGGACGCCTACGCCTACCACACTTCCTCGGCCGGTGGCGCCCGCGGCGCGGTCATGCTGGGCGACGAGATGATCGACGAGGCCAGCGCGAAAATGGCGGTGGTCATCGCGGAAAAGGGACGCGCGGCGGGGATGGAACGCACCACGGGTTTCACGCCGCCGGAATAG
- a CDS encoding general stress protein encodes MTNPLGSTNRGRQGLPTPPSGWPIGSYPTYAEAQRAVDHLADNQFPVQNVTIVGVDLMQVERVLYRLNWGKVIGGGVVSGAWLGLFLGLLLSLFTTNGMAGPLVVGLVGGIIFGVISTTIPYAATRGQRDFASTMQLVAGRYDVLCDPKTAEQARDLLAKLAI; translated from the coding sequence ATGACTAACCCTCTCGGGAGCACGAATCGCGGTAGGCAGGGTCTGCCCACGCCCCCTTCCGGGTGGCCGATCGGTTCGTATCCGACCTATGCCGAGGCGCAGCGCGCGGTCGATCATCTGGCAGATAATCAGTTCCCCGTACAGAACGTGACCATCGTCGGTGTGGACCTGATGCAGGTCGAGCGGGTCCTGTATCGGTTGAACTGGGGCAAGGTGATCGGCGGGGGCGTCGTGTCGGGTGCCTGGCTCGGGTTGTTCCTGGGGCTGTTGCTGAGCCTGTTCACCACCAACGGTATGGCCGGCCCGCTCGTGGTGGGTCTGGTCGGCGGCATCATCTTCGGCGTCATCTCGACGACCATCCCGTACGCGGCCACCCGGGGTCAGCGTGATTTCGCCTCGACCATGCAGTTGGTGGCGGGACGTTACGACGTGCTGTGCGATCCGAAGACGGCCGAACAGGCCCGTGATCTGCTCGCGAAGCTGGCCATCTAG
- a CDS encoding suppressor of fused domain protein, with the protein MDVIERVRAAVVGHFGVEAAAVDAASMTFLGVEPIEILRIPGDGVTHYVTVGGSRYPMGDPADLHADPVRGPRAELMLTMRAAAGAGAGVARSLGVLAAAPAVEGVVLQTDALLDLGEPIWRDAPFTAVLLGAGEIPEIELPDPAEPVRYFAVTPVTATEAAWVRVRGAQALRDAWAEAGIDVLDPGRGAASL; encoded by the coding sequence ATGGATGTGATCGAACGCGTCCGTGCGGCCGTGGTGGGTCATTTCGGGGTGGAGGCGGCCGCGGTGGATGCGGCCTCGATGACATTCCTCGGTGTGGAGCCGATCGAGATCCTGCGTATCCCCGGCGACGGAGTGACGCATTACGTGACTGTCGGTGGGTCGCGGTATCCGATGGGCGATCCGGCGGATCTGCACGCCGATCCGGTGCGCGGGCCGCGCGCGGAGCTGATGTTGACCATGCGGGCGGCGGCCGGAGCAGGGGCCGGAGTGGCCCGGTCGCTGGGTGTGCTGGCCGCGGCGCCGGCGGTCGAAGGCGTTGTTCTGCAGACCGATGCGCTGCTGGATCTGGGTGAGCCGATCTGGCGGGACGCGCCGTTCACGGCGGTACTGCTCGGTGCGGGTGAGATCCCGGAGATCGAATTGCCGGATCCGGCCGAGCCGGTGCGGTATTTCGCGGTGACACCGGTGACGGCCACCGAAGCCGCATGGGTTCGGGTGCGGGGGGCGCAGGCGCTGCGCGATGCCTGGGCCGAGGCGGGGATCGATGTCCTGGACCCGGGCCGGGGAGCTGCCTCGTTGTGA